The Megalobrama amblycephala isolate DHTTF-2021 linkage group LG7, ASM1881202v1, whole genome shotgun sequence genome window below encodes:
- the LOC125272034 gene encoding mucin-2 isoform X1, with the protein MPTTSETSTAPPTTTTTAEPTTSPDLTTTQAPTTTVVSTETTLLTSTVLPTTSESTTAETTATASTTTTSSPTTTTSAAPTSSESPTATTVITSETTTLASTTTLASTTMPTSSETSTAPPTTTTTAEPTTSPDLTTTQAPTTTVVSTETTLLTSTVLPTTSESTTAETTTTASTTTTSSPTTTTSAAPTSSESPTTTTVITSETTTLASTTTLASTTMPTTSETSTAPPTTTTTAEPTTSPDLTTTQAPTTTVVSTETTLLTSTVLPTTLESTTAETTTTASTTTTSSPTTTTSAAPTSSESKIATTTVTSETTTLASTTTLASTTISTSSESSTTSPSTTTTAEPTTSPDLTTTQAPTTTVVSTETTLLTSTVLPTTSESTTAETTTTASTTTTSSPTTTTSAAPTSSESPTTTTVITSETTTLASTTTLASTTMPTTSETSTAPPTTTTTAEPTTSPDLTTTQAPTTTVVSTETTLLTSTVLPTTSESTTAETTATASTTTTSSPTTTTSAAPTSSESPSATTVITLETTTLASTSTLASTTISTSSETSTTSPSTTTTAEPTTSPDLTTTQAPTTTVVSTETTLVTSTVLPTTSESTTAETTATASTTTTSSPTTTTSAAPTSSESPTATTVITSETTLPSTTTLASTTMPTTSETSTAPPTTTTTAETTTSRDLTTTQAPTTTVVSTETTLLTSTVLPTTSESTTAETTTTASTTTTSSPTTTTSAAPTSSESPTTTTVIASETTTLASTTTLASTTMPTTSKTSTAPPTTTTTAEPTTSPDLTTTQAPTTTVVSTETTLLTSSLLPTTSESTTAETTTTASTTTTSSPTTTTSAAPTSSESPTTTIVITSETTTLASTTTLASTTMPTISETSTAPPSTTTTTEPTTSPDLTTTQAHTTTVVSTETTLLTSTVLPTTSESTTAEATATALTTTTSSPTTTTSAAPTSSESKTATTTVTSETTTLASTTTLASTTMPTTSETSTAPPTTTTTAEPTTSPDLTTTQAPTTTVVSTETTLLTSTVLPTTSESTTAETTATALTTTTSSPTTTTSAAPTSSESKTATTTVSSETTTVASTTTLASTTISTSSETSTTSPSTTTTAEPTTSPDLTTTQAPTTTVVSTETTLLTSTVLPTTSESTTAETTTTASTTTTSSPTTTTSAAPTSSESPTATTVITSETTTLASTTALASTTMPTTSETSTAPPLTTTTAEPTTSPDLTTTQAPTTTVVSTETTLLTSTVLNTTSESTTAETTTTASTTTTSSPTTTTSAAPTSSESPTATTVITSETTALASTTTLASTTISTSSETSTAPPMTTTTAEPTTSPDLTTTQAPTTTVVSTETTLLTSTVLPTTSESTTAETTTTASTTTTSSPTTTTSAAPTSSEYPTATTVITSETTTLASTTISTTSETLTAPPTTTTTAEPTTTQAPTTTVVSTDTTLLTSTVLPTTSESTTAETTATALTTTTSSPTTTTLAAPTSSESPTATTIVTSETTTLASTTTLASTTMPTISETTIATETTNAASTTPVDPSTTTLAPTSSLAQSTTAQTTVPLVTTSTEAVRTTNVSPDTSTVLSTTISTTSGTSTAPPTTTTTAEPTTSPDLTTTQAPTITVDSIETTPLTSTVVPTTSESATADTTATASTTTTSSPTTTTSSLTSSKAPSTATAETTMPLATSASEALTNTDTTAIASTTISLATTTSTASTTTIIPSTNTSGQTSSEASSTTTKIPSTTTVMSPISTATTSTATSSEIPKETTAQITLAIETTSTGVTTTAAAPTTFTTSESTTAHATTTSPTTLLPSTTASAATSSEAPSSTTQTTTTSTPTLIVSPATSTLATTTNNNPTTEIQAQTSASAQSTNMPTAAITTAFQITTAPLSSTTIAFTNTAPALSQTALTTTTASPIITTVSPENITIAVTIMPISTTQVTISPTSTPTKTTEPPRTPAASMTTMTALPTTTVLADISATVPSTTATQTTTDKATTGGLLSTTVSFASTSPAPATNLISGTAVVTSNLLFSSSSPVPSENISEVLVLSAINTLRRNRESQLNDSVKVVNVTYQKISETSYAVVIAFSLSNISMPEVPELRNNTYTKVQDVVNNALNTLLNEPGNTTLQPESSNFTSTFNQINGRMGYTFQDGDAIQPVSFLKELRSQLQLTTTTAFPESTTGSSVTSQNLISGTAVVTSKLLFSSSSPVPSEALVLSAINTLQRNRESQLNDSVKVVNVTYQKISETSYAVVIAFSLSNISMPEVPELRNNTYTKVQDVVNNALNTLLNEPGNTTLQPESSNFISTFNQINGSMGYTFRDGDAIQPVSFLKELRSQLQLTTTTAFPESTAGSSVTSQNLISGSAVVTSKLLFSSSSPVPSEALVLSAINTLQRNRESQLNDSVKVVNVTYQKISETSYAVVIAFSLSNISMPEVPELRNNTYKKVQDVVNNALNTLLNEPGNTTLQPESSNFMSTFNQINGSMGYTFRDGDAIQPVSFLKELRSQLQLTTTTAFPESTTGSSVTSQNLISGTAVVTSKLLFSSSSPVPSEALVLSAINTLRRNRESQLNDSVKVVNVTYQKISETSYAVVITFSLSNISMPEVPELRNNTYKKVQDVVNNALNTLLNEPGNTTLQPESSNFMSTSNQVNGSMGYTFQDGDAIQPVSFLTELRLQTVSTTAGPLTTITTSPPTVLGRVIIFIRLVFVTLGPLPNENEIIQVANTLLYSRLITKLGSRAQPLSDPVNFVNITYTKMNETAYTLNFGFEISNVSMSEKLEFRNETYLTIQDSINTLLNKILNNDTAPTIKFQPGDFTDFSGNSTTIQANVTYVFSNSNITQPSIFIQELLQVIRESTLTTTTASTTTPQPISKVVIKIRLVFVTLGPIPSESDVLRVVKSVLASNLTTKLSTRATVIPSDPVIKADVTYSRINDTAYALDFEFEINSLSVNDKQRNQAYGEIQNKINNLVIEILNNPSAALSFIPANFSNPGSSSIIIANVTYVFSQNDSNSYTVFGRLVGQLFITFTTPAPTTINTTVSNNSTNAAWVVAIIVPVAIVLGLIPCWILLCCLLCGCCAAIRRRWHRRQSYNVQYTTRNSLF; encoded by the exons ATGCCTacaacttcagaaacttcaacTGCACCTCCTACGACCACAACTACCGCTGAACCCACAACATCTCCTGACCTCACAACAACTCAAGCTCCCACAACCACAGTTGTCAGTACAGAAACAACACTTCTTACTTCAACAGTGCTGCCTACAACTTCGGAAAGTACAACAGCAGAAACTACCGCTACAGCTTCAACAACCACAACTTCATCTCCCACTACTACAACATCAGCAGCTCCTACTTCATCTGAATCTCCAACTGCAACAACAGTTATAACTTCAGAAACAACAACACTCGCTTCAACAACAACACTTGCTTCGACAACAATGCCTACATCTTCAGAAACTTCAACTGCACCTCCTACGACCACAACTACAGCTGAACCCACAACATCTCCTGACCTCACAACAACTCAAGCTCCCACAACCACAGTTGTCAGTACAGAAACAACACTTCTTACTTCAACAGTGCTGCCTACAACTTCGGAAAGTACAACAGCAGAAACTACCACTACAGCTTCAACAACCACAACTTCATCTCCCACTACTACAACATCAGCAGCTCCAACTTCATCTGAATCTCCAACTACAACAACAGTTATAACTTCAGAAACAACAACACTTGCTTCAACAACAACACTTGCTTCGACAACAATGCCTacaacttcagaaacttcaacTGCACCTCCTACGACCACAACTACCGCTGAACCCACAACATCTCCTGACCTCACAACAACTCAAGCTCCCACAACCACAGTTGTCAGTACAGAAACAACACTTCTTACTTCAACAGTGCTGCCTACAACTTTGGAAAGTACAACAGCAGAAACTACCACTACAGCTTCAACAACCACAACTTCATCTCCCACTACTACAACATCAGCAGCTCCTACTTCATCTGAATCTAAAATTGCAACAACAACTGTAACTTCAGAAACCACAACACTTGCTTCGACAACAACACTTGCTTCGACAACAATTTCTACATCTTCAGAATCTTCAACTACATCTCCTTCGACCACAACTACCGCTGAACCCACAACATCTCCTGACCTCACAACAACTCAAGCTCCCACAACCACAGTTGTCAGTACAGAAACAACACTTCTTACTTCAACAGTGCTGCCTACAACTTCGGAAAGTACAACAGCAGAAACTACCACTACAGCTTCAACAACCACAACTTCATCTCCCACTACTACAACATCAGCAGCTCCAACTTCATCTGAATCTCCAACTACAACAACAGTTATAACTTCAGAAACAACAACACTTGCTTCAACAACAACACTTGCTTCGACAACAATGCCTacaacttcagaaacttcaacTGCACCTCCTACGACCACAACTACCGCTGAACCCACAACATCTCCTGACCTCACAACAACTCAAGCTCCCACAACCACAGTTGTCAGTACAGAAACAACACTTCTTACTTCAACAGTGCTGCCTACAACTTCAGAAAGTACAACAGCAGAAACTACCGCTACAGCTTCAACAACCACAACTTCATCTCCCACTACTACAACATCAGCAGCTCCTACTTCATCTGAATCTCCATCTGCAACAACAGTTATAACTTTAGAAACAACAACACTTGCTTCAACATCAACACTTGCTTCGACAACAATTTCTACATCTTCAGAAACTTCAACTACATCTCCTTCGACCACAACTACAGCTGAACCCACAACATCTCCTGACCTCACAACAACTCAAGCTCCCACAACCACAGTTGTCAGTACAGAAACAACACTTGTTACTTCAACAGTGCTGCCTACAACTTCAGAAAGTACAACAGCAGAAACTACCGCTACAGCTTCAACAACCACAACTTCATCTCCCACTACTACAACATCAGCAGCTCCTACTTCATCTGAATCTCCAACTGCAACAACAGTTATAACTTCAGAAACAACACTTCCTTCAACAACAACACTTGCTTCGACAACAATGCCTacaacttcagaaacttcaacTGCACCTCCTACGACCACAACTACCGCTGAAACCACAACATCTCGTGATCTCACAACAACTCAAGCTCCCACAACCACAGTTGTCAGTACAGAAACAACACTTCTTACTTCAACAGTGCTGCCTACAACTTCGGAAAGTACAACAGCAGAAACTACCACTACAGCTTCAACAACCACAACTTCATCTCCCACTACTACAACATCAGCAGCTCCAACTTCATCTGAATCTCCAACTACAACAACAGTTATAGCTTCAGAAACAACAACACTTGCTTCAACAACAACACTTGCTTCGACAACAATGCCTACAACTTCAAAAACTTCAACTGCACCTCCTACGACCACAACTACCGCTGAACCCACAACATCTCCTGACCTCACAACAACTCAAGCTCCCACAACCACAGTTGTCAGTACAGAAACAACACTTCTGACTTCATCATTGCTGCCTACAACTTCGGAAAGTACAACAGCAGAAACTACCACTACAGCTTCAACAACCACAACTTCATCTCCCACTACTACAACATCAGCAGCTCCAACTTCATCTGAATCTCCAACTACAACAATAGTTATAACTTCAGAAACAACAACACTTGCTTCAACAACAACACTTGCTTCGACAACAATGCCTACAATTTCAGAAACTTCAACTGCACCTCCTTCGACCACAACTACAACTGAACCCACAACATCTCCTGATCTCACAACAACTCAAGCTCACACAACCACAGTTGTCAGTACAGAAACAACACTTCTTACTTCAACAGTGCTGCCTACAACTTCGGAAAGTACAACAGCAGAAGCTACAGCTACAGCTTTAACAACTACAACATCATCTCCCACTACTACAACATCAGCAGCTCCAACTTCATCTGAATCTAAAACTGCAACAACAACTGTAACTTCAGAAACCACAACACTTGCTTCGACAACAACACTTGCTTCGACAACAATGCCTacaacttcagaaacttcaacTGCACCGCCTACGACCACAACTACCGCTGAACCCACAACATCTCCTGACCTCACAACAACTCAAGCTCCCACAACCACAGTTGTCAGTACAGAAACAACACTTCTTACTTCAACAGTGCTGCCTACAACTTCCGAAAGTACAACAGCAGAAACTACAGCTACAGCTTTAACAACTACAACATCATCTCCTACTACTACAACATCAGCAGCTCCAACTTCATCTGAATCTAAAACTGCAACAACAACTGTATCTTCAGAAACCACAACAGTTGCTTCGACAACAACACTTGCTTCGACAACAATTTCTACATCTTCAGAAACTTCAACTACATCTCCTTCGACCACAACTACAGCTGAACCCACAACATCTCCTGACCTCACAACAACTCAAGCTCCCACAACCACAGTTGTCAGTACAGAAACAACACTTCTTACTTCAACAGTGCTGCCTACAACTTCGGAAAGTACAACAGCAGAAACTACCACTACAGCTTCAACAACCACAACTTCATCTCCCACTACTACAACATCAGCAGCTCCAACTTCATCTGAATCTCCAACTGCAACAACAGTTATAACTTCAGAAACAACAACACTTGCTTCAACAACAGCACTTGCTTCGACAACAATGCCTacaacttcagaaacttcaacTGCACCTCCTTTGACCACAACTACAGCTGAACCCACAACATCTCCTGACCTCACAACAACTCAAGCTCCCACAACCACAGTTGTCAGTACAGAAACAACACTTCTTACTTCAACAGTGCTGAATACAACTTCGGAAAGTACAACAGCAGAAACTACCACTACAGCCTCAACAACCACAACTTCATCTCCCACTACTACAACATCAGCAGCTCCAACTTCATCTGAATCTCCAACTGCAACAACAGTTATAACTTCAGAAACAACAGCACTTGCTTCAACAACAACACTTGCTTCGACAACAATTTCTACATCTTCAGAAACTTCAACTGCACCTCCTATGACCACAACTACTGCTGAACCCACAACATCTCCTGACCTCACAACAACTCAAGCTCCCACAACCACAGTTGTCAGTACAGAAACAACACTTCTTACTTCAACAGTGCTGCCTACAACTTCGGAAAGTACAACAGCAGAAACTACCACTACAGCTTCAACAACCACAACTTCATCTCCCACTACTACAACATCAGCAGCTCCAACTTCATCTGAATATCCAACTGCAACAACAGTTATAACTTCAGAAACAACAACACTTGCTTCAACAACAATTTCTACAACTTCAGAAACTTTAACTGCACCTCCTACAACCACAACTACGGCTGAACCCACAACAACTCAAGCTCCCACAACCACAGTTGTCAGTACAGACACAACACTTCTTACTTCAACAGTGCTGCCTACAACTTCGGAAAGTACAACAGCAGAAACTACAGCTACAGCTTTAACAACTACAACATCATCTCCCACTACTACAACATTAGCAGCTCCAACTTCATCTGAATCTCCAACTGCAACAACAATTGTAACTTCAGAAACCACAACACTTGCTTCGACAACAACACTTGCTTCGACAACAATGCCTACAATTTCAGAAACAACAATTGCAACTGAAACAACAAATGCAGCATCCACAACCCCAGTTGATCCTTCAACTACTACATTAGCTCCAACGTCCTCTCTAGCTCAAAGTACAACAGCACAGACCACAGTGCCTCTTGTAACCACAAGTACTGAAGCTGTCAGAACCACAAATGTTAGTCCAGATACCTCAACTGTTCTTTCAACAACAATTTCTACAACTTCAGGAACTTCAACTGCACCTCCTACAACCACAACTACAGCTGAACCCACAACATCTCCTGACCTCACAACAACTCAAGCTCCCACAATCACAGTTGACAGTATAGAAACAACACCTCTTACTTCAACAGTGGTACCTACAACTTCAGAAAGTGCAACAGCAGATACTACAGCTACAGCTTCAACAACCACAACTTCATCTCCCACTACTACAACATCATCTCTAACCTCATCTAAAGCTCCAAGTACAGCAACAGCTGAAACCACAATGCCACTTGCAACCTCAGCTTCTGAAGCTCTCACAAATACAGATACTACAGCTATTGCTTCAACAACAATTTCACTTGCAACAACCACATCTACAGCTTCCACCACTACAATTATTCCTTCCACCAATACATCAGGACAAACTTCATCTGAAGCTTCAagtacaacaacaaaaattccAAGCACAACAACAGTTATGTCTCCAATATCCACTGCAACAACATCAACTGCAACCTCATCTGAAATTCCAAAGGAAACAACAGCTCAAATCACATTGGCAATTGAAACCACATCAACAGGTGTAACCACAACTGCTGCTGCTCCAACAACATTTACAACTTCAGAAAGTACAACTGCACATGCAACAACAACCTCACCTACCACATTGTTACCTTCCACTACTGCATCAGCTGCAACCTCATCTGAAGCTCCAAGTTCAACAACTCAAACCACAACAACTTCAACTCCAACTCTAATTGTATCTCCGGCTACATCAACattagcaacaacaacaaataacaatCCCACCACTGAAATTCAAGCTCAAACCTCAGCTTCAGctcaaagcacaaacatgcctacagcagcaataacaactgCATTCCAAATAACAACTGCACCTCTATCAAGCACAACTATTGCTTTTACCAATACAGCTCCAGCTCTAAGCCAAACAGCACTTACCACAACAACTGCATCTCCAATAATCACAACTGTGTCTCCAGAAAACATAACTATTGCTGTAACAATTATGCCTATCTCCACAACACAAGTAACTATATCCCCAACTTCAACTCCAACAAAAACAACTGAACCTCCAAGAACACCAGCTGCATCCATGACAACCATGACTGCTCTTCCCACCACTACAGTTCTAGCTGATATCTCAGCTACAGTTCCAAGCACAACTGCAACTCAAACAACAACTGACAAAGCAACTACAGGAGGTCTGTTAAGCACAACTGTATCTTTTGCCAGCACATCTCCTGCTCCAGCCACAAACCTAAT ATCTGGTACAGCAGTGGTCACAAGCAACCTGCTGTTCAGCTCCTCATCTCCAGTCCCCAGTGAAAATATCAGTGAAGTTCTGGTCCTCAGTGCTATCAACACTCTCCGGCGAAACAGAGAGTCACAGCTCAATGATTCAGTGAAGGTGGTGAATGTCACCTATCAGA AGATTTCCGAAACCTCCTATGCTGTGGTCATTGCGTTTAGTCTGAGTAATATCAGCATGCCTGAAGTCCCTGAGCTCAGAAACAACACCTACACGAAAGTGCAGGATGTTGTCAATAATGCG CTGAACACTCTTCTGAATGAACCTGGCAATACAACATTACAACCCGAATCATCCAACTTCAC AAGCACTTTCAACCAGATTAATGGCAGAATGGGATACACTTTCCAGGATGGAGATGCCATACAACCTGTCAGCTTCCTAAAGGAGCTTCGTTCTCAATTGC AATTGACCACTACAACAGCGTTTCCAGAATCAACAACCGGTTCCTCTGTGACTTCTCAAAACCTAAT ATCTGGTACAGCAGTGGTCACAAGCAAGCTGCTGTTCAGCTCCTCATCTCCAGTCCCCAGTGAAGCTCTGGTCCTCAGTGCTATCAACACTCTCCAGCGAAACAGAGAGTCACAGCTCAATGATTCAGTGAAGGTGGTGAATGTCACATATCAGA AGATTTCCGAAACCTCCTATGCTGTGGTCATTGCGTTTAGTCTGAGTAATATCAGCATGCCTGAAGTCCCTGAGCTCAGAAACAACACCTACACGAAAGTGCAGGATGTTGTCAATAATGCG CTGAACACTCTTCTGAATGAACCCGGCAATACAACATTACAACCCGAATCATCCAACTTCAT AAGCACTTTCAACCAGATTAATGGCAGTATGGGATACACTTTCCGGGATGGAGATGCCATACAACCAGTCAGCTTCCTAAAGGAGCTTCGTTCTCAATTGC AATTGACCACTACAACAGCGTTTCCAGAATCAACAGCCGGTTCCTCTGTGACTTCTCAAAACCTAAT ATCTGGTTCAGCAGTGGTCACAAGCAAGCTGCTGTTCAGCTCCTCATCTCCAGTCCCCAGTGAAGCTCTGGTCCTCAGTGCTATCAACACTCTCCAGCGAAACAGAGAGTCACAGCTCAATGATTCAGTGAAGGTGGTGAATGTCACCTATCAGA AGATTTCCGAAACCTCCTATGCTGTTGTCATTGCGTTTAGTCTGAGTAATATCAGCATGCCTGAAGTCCCTGAGCTCAGAAACAACACCTACAAGAAAGTGCAGGATGTTGTCAATAATGCG CTGAACACTCTTCTGAATGAACCCGGCAATACAACATTACAACCCGAATCATCCAACTTCAT GAGCACTTTCAACCAGATTAATGGCAGTATGGGATACACTTTCCGGGATGGAGATGCCATACAACCAGTCAGCTTCCTAAAGGAGCTTCGTTCTCAATTGC AATTGACCACTACAACAGCGTTTCCAGAATCAACAACCGGTTCTTCTGTGACTTCTCAAAACCTAAT ATCTGGTACAGCAGTGGTCACAAGCAAGCTGCTGTTCAGCTCCTCATCTCCAGTCCCCAGTGAAGCTCTGGTCCTCAGTGCTATCAACACTCTCCGGCGAAACAGAGAGTCACAGCTCAATGATTCAGTGAAGGTGGTGAATGTCACATATCAGA AGATTTCCGAAACCTCCTATGCTGTGGTCATTACGTTTAGTCTGAGTAATATCAGCATGCCTGAAGTCCCTGAGCTCAGAAACAACACCTACAAGAAAGTGCAGGATGTTGTCAATAATGCG CTGAACACTCTTCTGAATGAACCTGGCAATACAACATTACAACCCGAATCATCCAACTTCAT GAGCACATCAAACCAGGTTAATGGCAGTATGGGATACACCTTCCAGGATGGAGATGCCATACAACCAGTCAGCTTCCTAACTGAGCTTCGTTTACAGACAG tctcAACAACAGCCGGCCCTCTGACAACAATCACAACTTCTCCACCGACTGT GCTTGGCagagtgattatatttattCGGCTTGTGTTTGTCACACTTGGTCCCCTACCAAATGAAAATGAGATTATTCAGGTGGCCAACACTCTGCTGTACTCACGTCTCATAACTAAACTAGGCAGCAGAGCACAACCCCTGAGTGATCCTGTGAACTTTGTGAATATCACATATACAA aaatgaatgAGACCGCCTATACTCTCAACTTTGGATTTGAAATCAGCAATGTATCCATGTCTGAGAAACTTGAATTCAGGAATGAAACCTACCTGACAATACAAGACTCTATAAATACACTG CTGAACAAGATCCTGAATAATGACACAGCTCCTACAATTAAGTTCCAACCAGGCGATTTCACAGATTTCTC AGGCAATTCCACCACGATTCAGGCCAATGTTACATATGTTTTCTCAAACAGTAACATCACACAACCCAGCATCTTTATCCAGGAACTTCTCCAGGTTATCAGAG AGAGCACTTTGACAACAACAACAGCGAGCACAACTACTCCACAACC CATTAGTAAGGTGGTTATTAAGATTCGCCTTGTGTTTGTCACTCTGGGCCCAATCCCAAGTGAGAGTGACGTTCTAAGGGTAGTTAAATCTGTGCTGGCCTCAAATCTCACAACTAAACTATCTACCAGAGCAACAGTAATCCCAAGTGACCCAGTGATCAAGGCAGATGTCACCTATTCAA gaattaatGACACTGCCTATGCTCTCGACTTTGAATTTGAAATCAACAGTTTATCTGTGAATGATAAACAAAGGAATCAAGCCTACGGAGAAATACAAAACAAGATAAATAATTTG GTGATCGAGATCCTGAATAACCCCTCAGCTGCTCTATCATTTATTCCAGCCAATTTCAG TAATCCAGGAAGTTCCTCCATAATTATCGCCAATGTTACCTATGTTTTCTCACAAAATGACAGCAACAGTTACACAGTTTTTGGTCGCTTGGTCGGACAACTTTTCATCACTTTTACCACACCTGCTCCAACCACCATTAACACTACAGTCTCAAACAACAGTACAAATGCAGCATGGGTTGTGGCTATCATTGTCCCTGTGGCTATTGTCCTCGGGCTTATACCTTGCTGGATTCTCCTTTGT TGTTTACTCTGTGGGTGCTGTGCAGCAATCAGAAGACGTTGGCACAGAAGACAGTCGTACAACGTGCAGTACACCACTCGAAACAGCCTCTTCTAG